Proteins found in one Macrobrachium nipponense isolate FS-2020 chromosome 35, ASM1510439v2, whole genome shotgun sequence genomic segment:
- the LOC135208584 gene encoding serine/arginine repetitive matrix protein 1-like isoform X1, whose amino-acid sequence MATTSNPSSCATSSTGSYGIPIPDSADSSKRSLSDAGRQRLSSFPSRQRRMGPAPLASFEDLSMDKTTSDSSPEERNNTLPDIGEETSTATTPITPVAKTELSVPASPRIRVSAASSSSPHETDSKESTPEKDLISGYAKSAYFEDMAADLHSSTEELDADEEEKNRKRRERACKLAEIERREEALRVSELNRKGSSSSVISDGLLPVTSGHSSRLSSLGSIGSPRRSPSPHRMLLETSFCGNRPIQQPSIDLEDPPVTTTKIMNFTIDKIERVKSPMEAKPPDIFRSSPATLPRVKQDGMSFVGVSTVEAEILPVKTHTIGVISDTRLPRDKEALHTRKEKHAEVKELPITTAISPSFTEQQSTHPPKSPRQNESEQQHRQPLSSQSSPRSPRMPKKVPVPQVPDLKDLPKASPSPTTTTPDHHGARTTSTTPSASPRASRRRRTRDEVESASSSPSVSRKSSFTNLFRKSDNLMSPVTPDSPGSSGRKSPFSQFIKSAKKEFRSRSRSRSRSKSRERDLDDDTHDRRSVLSIFKPKSKKQKDSEKSKGSEKGSTSSETKVNEAITNVEFTFNDDGKYQSSTFGLIRQESELNRAIKEPLRGTRTPGSESETQQQQTESMIQSRDSSYNELSSIMNSAESKKEKIPADESKIIADNEKRQTLEDDVFDKPSQSPVPQSVQPEKKEREPDVDKIDKPTLPPKQKERTSDADAVSELSALDPNADADSRSESERDSEIDYLKTKEKIQQKGPGAIESPEIENKGLVSQDSAEEGELPYVPTSLPFERPLAAPMVPVKERHPEMRHTQSIDRPRSTTPMTPGRLEEYKQVAPTPDSDSDKMMINIPQTGPVKVLPTKSPKRQASKSWEDFCQEGLRSPRQLRKQYRENSLKSQDDDDKPPPLPPKSRSPARSPVAPPPAPPTPPAQTGVQEPVVKSWINFDELPDVVLKPVRQIKTAPTRHQSQHRSQEQRRPQSDQDSRFVQEEQKLQKEIVHLHEGPPVRKHPPPLSATINHDAAQDSDGGQAHSEVSTPDKADSFDHSSDSDKPTSPSSSEDLTTVREKLEEIKKEGKTGDDYENSDLERLLAPVNDCINRLSSLSSEPGMLERKSPIPDNWADFLLPPQPGRRSRLSSLGSETGSIAGGTGRSPSPSCMLLETSFCGSAPIDDPAAAEPDVPIAVARKLSGISLGDFSTFTTRDPLHSPNHLPCPDRTSILSDSSAEGGSPREADYYSRHHHESHRGHSGHQQLNPFGMDLGVRSNRSSVVSQDQSPPESPNFASYHHSH is encoded by the exons ATGGCCACCACAAGTAACCCAAGCAGCTGTGCCACTAGCAGCACCGGCAGCTACGGCATCCCCATACCTGACAGTGCGGACTCTAGCAAACGAAGTCTGTCAGATGCGGGGCGGCAACGGCTGTCTAGCTTCCCGTCCCGGCAGCGGCGGATGGGCCCCGCGCCCCTCGCCTCCTTTGAGGATCTCAGCATGGACAAGACTACGTCAGACTCCAGCCCTGAGGAGCGCAATAATACTTTGCCAGATATTGGCGAAGAGACTTCCACAGCTACTACACCTATCACGCCTGTAGCTAAAACGGAGCTCAGCGTGCCAGCATCCCCGAGGATACGTGTATCAGCTGCATCATCGTCTTCACCACACGAAACTGATTCTAAAGAATCAACCCCAGAAAAGGATTTAATATCTGGTTATGCAAAATCTGCTTACTTTGAAGACATGGCAGCAGATTTACATTCCAGTACAGAAGAGTTGGATGCAGATGAggaggaaaaaaacagaaaaagaagagaaagagcatGTAAATTAGCAGAGATAGAACGAAGAGAAGAAGCACTACGTGTATCAGAACTGAATAGAAAAGGTTCTTCCTCATCAGTTATTAGTGATGGCCTTCTACCTGTTACTAGTGGTCACTCCAGTAGATTATCTTCGTTAGGTTCCATTGGTTCGCCAAGAAGGTCTCCATCTCCACATCGAATGCTACTAGAAACCTCTTTTTGTGGAAATCGTCCGATACAACAGCCCAGCATCGATTTGGAGGACCCACCAGTTactacaacaaaaataatgaatttcactATTGATAAGATAGAAAGAGTTAAGTCACCAATGGAAGCAAAGCCTCCAGATATATTCCGTTCATCACCTGCAACTCTGCCAAGAGTAAAGCAAGATGGTATGTCATTTGTAGGGGTATCAACTGTAGAAGCAGAAATTTTGCCTGTTAAAACACACACCATAGGTGTCATTAGTGATACCAGGCTGCCAAGAGATAAAGAGGCATTACATACCAGAAAGGAGAAACATGCTGAAGTAAAGGAACTACCCATCACCACTGCCATTTCTCCCTCCTTTACTGAGCAACAATCAACACACCCACCAAAATCTCCCAGACAAAATGAATCTGAACAGCAGCATCGTCAGCCACTTTCATCCCAGTCATCACCTAGGTCTCCAAGAATGCCAAAAAAAGTACCTGTGCCTCAAGTTCCAGACCTAAAAGACCTCCCAAAAGCTTCACCATCGCCAACAACTACAACACCAGATCACCATGGAGCACGCACTACCTCTACTACTCCATCTGCATCTCCACGAGCATCAAGGAGGCGAAGAACAAGAGATGAGGTGGAAAGTGCTTCATCATCACCTTCTGTGTCAAGAAAAAGTTCTTTTACAAACCTGTTCCGTAAATCTGATAATCTTATGAGTCCTGTCACTCCAGATTCTCCAGGTTCAAGCGGTCGAAAGAGTCCATTTAGTCAGTTCATTAAGTCAGCTAAGAAAGAATTTAGATCAAGAAGTCGGTCTCGAAGCCGGAGTAAGAGCAGAGAAAGAGATTTAGATGATGATACACACGACAGAAGAAGCGTTCTTTCAATTTTTAAACCTAAATCTAAAAAACAGAAAGACTCTGAGAAGAGCAAAGGAAGTGAGAAAGGTTCTACATCTTCTGAAACCAAAGTTAATGAGGCCATCACCAATGTAGAATTTACCTTCAATGATGATGGAAAGTACCAGTCTTCAACATTTGGACTAATCAGACAGGAAAGTGAATTGAACCGAGCAATTAAAGAACCACTGAGAGGCACTAGAACACCAGGAAGTGAAAGTGAAACACAGCAGCAACAGACTGAATCTATGATTCAGTCAAGGGACAGCTCCTATAATGAACTTTCCTCAATCATGAACTCAGctgaaagtaaaaaagaaaaaatcccagCAGATGAGTCCAAAATAATTGCTGATAATGAAAAGAGACAAACGCTAGAAGATGATGTATTTGATAAGCCTAGTCAGTCTCCAGTGCCACAAAGTGTTCAACCtgagaaaaaagaaagggaacCAGATGTAGATAAAATAGACAAGCCTACTTTACCGCCCAAACAGAAAGAACGCACAAGTGATGCTGATGCAGTATCAGAACTTTCAGCACTTGATCCCAATGCTGATGCTGACTCTCGTTCTGAATCAGAGCGAGATTCAGAAATTGATTACCtaaagacaaaagagaaaatCCAGCAAAAGGGACCTGGAGCAATTGAGTCTCCAGAAATTGAAAACAAAGGCCTCGTTTCTCAGGACTCAGCAGAAGAAGGAGAATTACCTTATGTACCAACAAGCTTACCATTTGAGCGACCCCTAGCAGCTCCTATGGTTCCAGTGAAAGAGCGGCACCCTGAGATGCGGCATACTCAATCCATCGATAGGCCTCGTAGCACGACACCAATGACTCCAGGTCGCCTAGAGGAGTACAAACAGGTTGCCCCCACTCCTGATTCAGACAGTGACAAAATGATGATTAATATTCCTCAGACTGGTCCAGTCAAAGTGCTGCCTACAAAGAGTCCGAAAAGACAAGCTTCAAAGAGTTGGGAGGATTTTTGCCAAGAAGGTCTAAGAAGCCCAAGACAGTTAAGAAAACAATATAGAGAAAACAGTTTAAAGAGTCAAGATGATGATGACAAGCCTCCGCCTTTACCTCCTAAATCTCGGTCACCTGCCAGGTCTCCTGTAGCACCACCACCAGcgccaccaacaccaccagcacagaCAGGTGTACAAGAACCAGTAGTAAAGTCCTGGATAAACTTTGATGAATTACCAGATGTGGTCCTAAAGCCAGTCCGTCAAATTAAAACTGCCCCCACTAGACATCAGAGCCAGCACAGAAGTCAAGAACAACGAAGACCCCAAAGTGACCAAGATTCTAGGTTTGTACAAGAGGAACAAAAACTTCAGAAGGAGATAGTGCATTTACATGAGGGTCCTCCAGTTCGGAAACATCCACCTCCATTATCCGCTACCATCAATCACGATGCTGCTCAAGATTCTGATGGTGGCCAGGCTCATTCAGAAGTTTCAACACCTGACAAAGCTGATAGTTTTGATCATTCCTCTGATAGTGACAAACCAACCAGCCCCTCTTCAAGTGAGGACCTAACTACAGTAAGAGAGAAACTTGAGGAAATAAAGAAGGAGGGCAAAACAGGAGATGATTACGAGAATTCTGACCTTGAAAGACTACTGGCCCCTGTGAATGATTGCATCAATCGTCTGTCCTCTTTATCTTCCGAACCAGGGATGCTAGAACGCAAATCACCCATTCCAGACAATTGGGCTGACTTCTTGCTCCCACCTCAACCTGGAAGAAGGAGTCGGCTGTCTTCTTTGGGCTCAGAAACAGGATCAATCGCTGGCGGCACTGGCCGGTCACCATCGCCATCTTGTATGTTATTAGAGACGTCCTTCTGTGGGTCAGCACCGATTGATGATCCTGCAGCAGCCGAGCCCGATGTCCCCATTGCCGTCGCTAGGAAATTAAGTGGGATATCACTTGGCGACTTTAGTACCTTCACTACCCGGGACCCTCTCCATTCCCCAAACCACCTCCCCTGCCCCGACAGAACCTCTATATTAAG TGATTCTTCAGCTGAGGGAGGTTCCCCTAGAGAGGCCGACTATTATAGTAGACACCATCACGAATCACACAGAGGGCACTCGGGCCACCAGCAGCTCAATCCGTTCGGGATGGACCTAGGCGTCAGGAGCAACAGGAGTTCAGTCGTCTCTCAAGACCAG AGCCCACCGGAGAGTCCGAATTTCGCCTCTTATCACCACTCCCATTAG
- the LOC135208584 gene encoding serine/arginine repetitive matrix protein 1-like isoform X3, which yields MATTSNPSSCATSSTGSYGIPIPDSADSSKRSLSDAGRQRLSSFPSRQRRMGPAPLASFEDLSMDKTTSDSSPEERNNTLPDIGEETSTATTPITPVAKTELSVPASPRIRVSAASSSSPHETDSKESTPEKDLISGYAKSAYFEDMAADLHSSTEELDADEEEKNRKRRERACKLAEIERREEALRVSELNRKGSSSSVISDGLLPVTSGHSSRLSSLGSIGSPRRSPSPHRMLLETSFCGNRPIQQPSIDLEDPPVTTTKIMNFTIDKIERVKSPMEAKPPDIFRSSPATLPRVKQDGMSFVGVSTVEAEILPVKTHTIGVISDTRLPRDKEALHTRKEKHAEVKELPITTAISPSFTEQQSTHPPKSPRQNESEQQHRQPLSSQSSPRSPRMPKKVPVPQVPDLKDLPKASPSPTTTTPDHHGARTTSTTPSASPRASRRRRTRDEVESASSSPSVSRKSSFTNLFRKSDNLMSPVTPDSPGSSGRKSPFSQFIKSAKKEFRSRSRSRSRSKSRERDLDDDTHDRRSVLSIFKPKSKKQKDSEKSKGSEKGSTSSETKVNEAITNVEFTFNDDGKYQSSTFGLIRQESELNRAIKEPLRGTRTPGSESETQQQQTESMIQSRDSSYNELSSIMNSAESKKEKIPADESKIIADNEKRQTLEDDVFDKPSQSPVPQSVQPEKKEREPDVDKIDKPTLPPKQKERTSDADAVSELSALDPNADADSRSESERDSEIDYLKTKEKIQQKGPGAIESPEIENKGLVSQDSAEEGELPYVPTSLPFERPLAAPMVPVKERHPEMRHTQSIDRPRSTTPMTPGRLEEYKQVAPTPDSDSDKMMINIPQTGPVKVLPTKSPKRQASKSWEDFCQEGLRSPRQLRKQYRENSLKSQDDDDKPPPLPPKSRSPARSPVAPPPAPPTPPAQTGVQEPVVKSWINFDELPDVVLKPVRQIKTAPTRHQSQHRSQEQRRPQSDQDSRFVQEEQKLQKEIVHLHEGPPVRKHPPPLSATINHDAAQDSDGGQAHSEVSTPDKADSFDHSSDSDKPTSPSSSEDLTTVREKLEEIKKEGKTGDDYENSDLERLLAPVNDCINRLSSLSSEPGMLERKSPIPDNWADFLLPPQPGRRSRLSSLGSETGSIAGGTGRSPSPSCMLLETSFCGSAPIDDPAAAEPDVPIAVARKLSGISLGDFSTFTTRDPLHSPNHLPCPDRTSILSDSSAEGGSPREADYYSRHHHESHRGHSGHQQLNPFGMDLGVRSNRSSVVSQDQNNRY from the exons ATGGCCACCACAAGTAACCCAAGCAGCTGTGCCACTAGCAGCACCGGCAGCTACGGCATCCCCATACCTGACAGTGCGGACTCTAGCAAACGAAGTCTGTCAGATGCGGGGCGGCAACGGCTGTCTAGCTTCCCGTCCCGGCAGCGGCGGATGGGCCCCGCGCCCCTCGCCTCCTTTGAGGATCTCAGCATGGACAAGACTACGTCAGACTCCAGCCCTGAGGAGCGCAATAATACTTTGCCAGATATTGGCGAAGAGACTTCCACAGCTACTACACCTATCACGCCTGTAGCTAAAACGGAGCTCAGCGTGCCAGCATCCCCGAGGATACGTGTATCAGCTGCATCATCGTCTTCACCACACGAAACTGATTCTAAAGAATCAACCCCAGAAAAGGATTTAATATCTGGTTATGCAAAATCTGCTTACTTTGAAGACATGGCAGCAGATTTACATTCCAGTACAGAAGAGTTGGATGCAGATGAggaggaaaaaaacagaaaaagaagagaaagagcatGTAAATTAGCAGAGATAGAACGAAGAGAAGAAGCACTACGTGTATCAGAACTGAATAGAAAAGGTTCTTCCTCATCAGTTATTAGTGATGGCCTTCTACCTGTTACTAGTGGTCACTCCAGTAGATTATCTTCGTTAGGTTCCATTGGTTCGCCAAGAAGGTCTCCATCTCCACATCGAATGCTACTAGAAACCTCTTTTTGTGGAAATCGTCCGATACAACAGCCCAGCATCGATTTGGAGGACCCACCAGTTactacaacaaaaataatgaatttcactATTGATAAGATAGAAAGAGTTAAGTCACCAATGGAAGCAAAGCCTCCAGATATATTCCGTTCATCACCTGCAACTCTGCCAAGAGTAAAGCAAGATGGTATGTCATTTGTAGGGGTATCAACTGTAGAAGCAGAAATTTTGCCTGTTAAAACACACACCATAGGTGTCATTAGTGATACCAGGCTGCCAAGAGATAAAGAGGCATTACATACCAGAAAGGAGAAACATGCTGAAGTAAAGGAACTACCCATCACCACTGCCATTTCTCCCTCCTTTACTGAGCAACAATCAACACACCCACCAAAATCTCCCAGACAAAATGAATCTGAACAGCAGCATCGTCAGCCACTTTCATCCCAGTCATCACCTAGGTCTCCAAGAATGCCAAAAAAAGTACCTGTGCCTCAAGTTCCAGACCTAAAAGACCTCCCAAAAGCTTCACCATCGCCAACAACTACAACACCAGATCACCATGGAGCACGCACTACCTCTACTACTCCATCTGCATCTCCACGAGCATCAAGGAGGCGAAGAACAAGAGATGAGGTGGAAAGTGCTTCATCATCACCTTCTGTGTCAAGAAAAAGTTCTTTTACAAACCTGTTCCGTAAATCTGATAATCTTATGAGTCCTGTCACTCCAGATTCTCCAGGTTCAAGCGGTCGAAAGAGTCCATTTAGTCAGTTCATTAAGTCAGCTAAGAAAGAATTTAGATCAAGAAGTCGGTCTCGAAGCCGGAGTAAGAGCAGAGAAAGAGATTTAGATGATGATACACACGACAGAAGAAGCGTTCTTTCAATTTTTAAACCTAAATCTAAAAAACAGAAAGACTCTGAGAAGAGCAAAGGAAGTGAGAAAGGTTCTACATCTTCTGAAACCAAAGTTAATGAGGCCATCACCAATGTAGAATTTACCTTCAATGATGATGGAAAGTACCAGTCTTCAACATTTGGACTAATCAGACAGGAAAGTGAATTGAACCGAGCAATTAAAGAACCACTGAGAGGCACTAGAACACCAGGAAGTGAAAGTGAAACACAGCAGCAACAGACTGAATCTATGATTCAGTCAAGGGACAGCTCCTATAATGAACTTTCCTCAATCATGAACTCAGctgaaagtaaaaaagaaaaaatcccagCAGATGAGTCCAAAATAATTGCTGATAATGAAAAGAGACAAACGCTAGAAGATGATGTATTTGATAAGCCTAGTCAGTCTCCAGTGCCACAAAGTGTTCAACCtgagaaaaaagaaagggaacCAGATGTAGATAAAATAGACAAGCCTACTTTACCGCCCAAACAGAAAGAACGCACAAGTGATGCTGATGCAGTATCAGAACTTTCAGCACTTGATCCCAATGCTGATGCTGACTCTCGTTCTGAATCAGAGCGAGATTCAGAAATTGATTACCtaaagacaaaagagaaaatCCAGCAAAAGGGACCTGGAGCAATTGAGTCTCCAGAAATTGAAAACAAAGGCCTCGTTTCTCAGGACTCAGCAGAAGAAGGAGAATTACCTTATGTACCAACAAGCTTACCATTTGAGCGACCCCTAGCAGCTCCTATGGTTCCAGTGAAAGAGCGGCACCCTGAGATGCGGCATACTCAATCCATCGATAGGCCTCGTAGCACGACACCAATGACTCCAGGTCGCCTAGAGGAGTACAAACAGGTTGCCCCCACTCCTGATTCAGACAGTGACAAAATGATGATTAATATTCCTCAGACTGGTCCAGTCAAAGTGCTGCCTACAAAGAGTCCGAAAAGACAAGCTTCAAAGAGTTGGGAGGATTTTTGCCAAGAAGGTCTAAGAAGCCCAAGACAGTTAAGAAAACAATATAGAGAAAACAGTTTAAAGAGTCAAGATGATGATGACAAGCCTCCGCCTTTACCTCCTAAATCTCGGTCACCTGCCAGGTCTCCTGTAGCACCACCACCAGcgccaccaacaccaccagcacagaCAGGTGTACAAGAACCAGTAGTAAAGTCCTGGATAAACTTTGATGAATTACCAGATGTGGTCCTAAAGCCAGTCCGTCAAATTAAAACTGCCCCCACTAGACATCAGAGCCAGCACAGAAGTCAAGAACAACGAAGACCCCAAAGTGACCAAGATTCTAGGTTTGTACAAGAGGAACAAAAACTTCAGAAGGAGATAGTGCATTTACATGAGGGTCCTCCAGTTCGGAAACATCCACCTCCATTATCCGCTACCATCAATCACGATGCTGCTCAAGATTCTGATGGTGGCCAGGCTCATTCAGAAGTTTCAACACCTGACAAAGCTGATAGTTTTGATCATTCCTCTGATAGTGACAAACCAACCAGCCCCTCTTCAAGTGAGGACCTAACTACAGTAAGAGAGAAACTTGAGGAAATAAAGAAGGAGGGCAAAACAGGAGATGATTACGAGAATTCTGACCTTGAAAGACTACTGGCCCCTGTGAATGATTGCATCAATCGTCTGTCCTCTTTATCTTCCGAACCAGGGATGCTAGAACGCAAATCACCCATTCCAGACAATTGGGCTGACTTCTTGCTCCCACCTCAACCTGGAAGAAGGAGTCGGCTGTCTTCTTTGGGCTCAGAAACAGGATCAATCGCTGGCGGCACTGGCCGGTCACCATCGCCATCTTGTATGTTATTAGAGACGTCCTTCTGTGGGTCAGCACCGATTGATGATCCTGCAGCAGCCGAGCCCGATGTCCCCATTGCCGTCGCTAGGAAATTAAGTGGGATATCACTTGGCGACTTTAGTACCTTCACTACCCGGGACCCTCTCCATTCCCCAAACCACCTCCCCTGCCCCGACAGAACCTCTATATTAAG TGATTCTTCAGCTGAGGGAGGTTCCCCTAGAGAGGCCGACTATTATAGTAGACACCATCACGAATCACACAGAGGGCACTCGGGCCACCAGCAGCTCAATCCGTTCGGGATGGACCTAGGCGTCAGGAGCAACAGGAGTTCAGTCGTCTCTCAAGACCAG AATAATCGCTATTAG